One window from the genome of Serinibacter salmoneus encodes:
- a CDS encoding PH domain-containing protein, which translates to MSVRPPSGDEEGWRHVHRVTPLLNAWKVAFGIVLVAAIQGLDDLLSLRLAVLVLVGIVLGLVVIAGLFSLGFSYLAWRRLTYRVTPDSVVLRSGVVFRTERVARLTRIQSVEITQPLLGRIFGFSAVRVESAGGADANVTLAYLTQAEAQALRNEILARAAGVAVPQGEPGSPPDPAQAARGDLGGQRPPEGTTSVLSPPVVPEAGVAPEAPEHPVYSLAPGRLVLSLLLSVATVATVLGVLVGLAIGFFARVWVIVGVLPILFGSIAYLWGRFSGEFGFRVATSPDGLRVRSGLLETKAKTIPPGRVQAVALTQPLLWRRQDWWRISVTIANVSTDGEGSQSADVVLPVGTRREVLDLVRLVVPSLPESEEPALLEGLRGLDSHHGWVASPRRARWLDPIAWRRNAFLVTTPALALRTGRVFRRLELVLHERSQALHLGQGPWERRLRVVSFAAHASGTMSSSLPHLDQDVAAHLLAEQSARQRVARRSDGPELWMRQEPEPAADTAPSAAEQRLGDHGGVGPHDGDVPRAPDRDVPGPSGTMDS; encoded by the coding sequence GTGAGCGTGCGGCCCCCGTCCGGTGACGAGGAGGGCTGGCGGCACGTCCACCGCGTCACCCCGCTGCTGAATGCGTGGAAGGTGGCCTTCGGCATCGTCCTGGTCGCGGCGATCCAAGGCCTCGACGACCTACTGTCCCTGCGTCTGGCGGTGCTGGTACTGGTCGGGATCGTGCTCGGGCTGGTGGTGATCGCCGGGCTGTTCTCGCTCGGGTTCAGTTACCTCGCCTGGCGGCGATTGACCTACCGGGTGACGCCGGACTCCGTGGTCCTGCGTTCGGGCGTGGTCTTCCGCACCGAGCGGGTGGCACGGCTCACGCGGATCCAGTCGGTGGAGATCACTCAACCGCTCCTGGGGCGCATCTTCGGCTTCTCCGCCGTGCGGGTGGAGAGCGCGGGCGGTGCGGACGCGAACGTCACGCTCGCCTATCTCACGCAGGCAGAGGCGCAGGCCCTGCGCAACGAGATCCTCGCGCGGGCGGCCGGCGTGGCTGTGCCCCAGGGAGAGCCGGGCAGCCCGCCCGACCCGGCGCAGGCGGCGCGTGGTGATCTCGGTGGGCAGCGGCCGCCCGAGGGGACCACCTCGGTGCTGTCCCCGCCCGTGGTGCCCGAGGCGGGCGTCGCCCCGGAGGCGCCCGAGCACCCCGTGTACAGCCTCGCGCCGGGGCGATTGGTCCTCTCCCTGCTGTTGTCGGTCGCGACCGTCGCCACCGTCCTCGGCGTTCTCGTGGGGCTCGCCATCGGTTTCTTCGCTCGCGTGTGGGTGATCGTCGGTGTGCTCCCGATCCTGTTCGGTTCCATCGCCTACCTCTGGGGGCGGTTCTCGGGTGAGTTCGGCTTCCGGGTGGCGACCTCACCCGACGGGCTGCGCGTGAGGTCGGGTCTCCTGGAGACCAAGGCCAAGACCATCCCGCCCGGCAGGGTGCAGGCGGTCGCGCTCACCCAACCGCTGCTGTGGCGCCGCCAGGACTGGTGGCGCATCAGCGTGACGATTGCCAACGTCTCCACGGACGGCGAGGGGAGCCAGAGCGCGGATGTGGTGCTCCCGGTGGGTACTCGCCGGGAAGTGCTCGACCTCGTGCGGTTGGTGGTCCCGTCCCTGCCCGAGAGTGAGGAGCCTGCTCTCCTGGAGGGCCTGCGCGGCCTGGACTCCCACCATGGGTGGGTTGCCTCTCCCCGTCGCGCTCGCTGGTTGGACCCGATCGCATGGCGCCGCAACGCGTTCCTGGTGACCACGCCCGCACTCGCGCTGCGCACGGGACGCGTGTTCCGCCGGCTGGAACTGGTGCTCCACGAACGCAGCCAGGCGCTGCACCTCGGCCAGGGCCCGTGGGAGCGGCGGTTGCGCGTGGTGTCCTTCGCCGCGCACGCCTCGGGCACGATGAGCAGTTCGCTGCCTCACCTCGACCAGGACGTTGCGGCGCACCTGCTCGCCGAGCAGTCGGCGCGGCAGCGGGTAGCGCGCCGGTCCGACGGGCCGGAGCTGTGGATGCGTCAGGAGCCGGAGCCGGCCGCAGACACCGCGCCGAGTGCTGCCGAGCAGCGCCTCGGCGACCACGGTGGGGTGGGCCCGCATGATGGCGACGTCCCCCGGGCGCCGGACCGCGATGTGCCGGGGCCGAGCGGCACAATGGACTCATGA
- a CDS encoding PH domain-containing protein, which translates to MTQHSDPLTPAGVTWSRVSPLFIRARIIATCLVLLPILLAAVVVAAVLGDWIWALVALPALLLAWVLWLIPRQVRAIGYAEEEDDLLVRRGVLFRSLVVVPYGRMQFTDVAQGPLLRALGLATVKLHTASASTDATIPGLPAAEAARLKDRLTELGESRLAGL; encoded by the coding sequence ATGACGCAGCACTCCGATCCGCTCACGCCCGCCGGGGTCACCTGGTCGAGGGTCTCGCCCCTGTTCATCCGGGCCAGGATCATCGCGACGTGCCTGGTGCTGCTCCCGATCCTGCTCGCAGCGGTCGTGGTCGCCGCTGTCCTCGGGGACTGGATCTGGGCGCTCGTCGCCCTGCCCGCCCTTCTGCTCGCCTGGGTGCTGTGGCTCATCCCACGCCAGGTGCGCGCGATCGGCTACGCCGAGGAGGAGGACGATCTCCTGGTGCGGCGCGGTGTGCTGTTCCGCTCGCTCGTGGTTGTCCCGTACGGACGCATGCAGTTCACCGATGTGGCCCAGGGGCCGCTGCTACGCGCGCTGGGGCTCGCAACAGTCAAACTCCATACCGCCTCCGCGAGCACCGACGCCACGATCCCGGGCCTTCCCGCCGCCGAGGCAGCGCGGCTGAAGGACCGGCTCACCGAACTCGGCGAGTCCCGTCTGGCGGGCCTGTGA
- a CDS encoding DUF3180 family protein: protein MADRPQSPARALPALALGSGSFALSLLVLMLLDTRGVTIPAPRILIVLLLGFALVLLWLGNRVRGFVRGRRSMEPIAAARVAALAVTAYYVSAVFIGHGAAWLASLMGSLGAPAARADAWVAVAMVVVSVLLFAVALLVLHWCRTPREEERRGPDGPEGHV from the coding sequence ATGGCCGACCGCCCGCAGTCCCCGGCTCGTGCGCTGCCTGCGCTCGCTCTCGGCTCCGGTTCCTTCGCCCTCTCCCTGCTCGTCCTGATGCTCCTGGACACACGCGGCGTCACGATCCCGGCTCCGCGGATCCTCATCGTGCTCCTGCTGGGGTTCGCGCTCGTACTCCTGTGGCTGGGTAACCGGGTACGCGGCTTCGTCCGGGGGCGTCGATCCATGGAGCCGATCGCCGCCGCCCGGGTCGCGGCGCTGGCCGTCACCGCCTACTACGTCTCGGCTGTGTTCATCGGGCACGGTGCCGCGTGGCTGGCCTCCCTGATGGGCAGTCTCGGTGCACCCGCCGCCCGAGCCGATGCCTGGGTCGCCGTCGCGATGGTGGTCGTCTCCGTTCTCCTGTTCGCCGTCGCCCTGCTCGTGCTGCACTGGTGCCGCACCCCGCGAGAGGAGGAGCGCCGGGGACCGGACGGACCGGAGGGCCACGTCTGA